CTGCCCGACCCGCTCCCGCGCAGCAGCGGCATCAGCAACCTCATGAACCGCGCCCGCGGGCTCGGCGGCAGCGCCACCTGGGAGCCGAACCCCACGGGCGGCACGGTCTTCACCTGGCGGGTCTCCCGCGACGGCACGGCCGGGGAGTTCTACGGCAACGACGTCGCGGTCGGCTCCGACGGACCCTGAGCGCCGCCGCGAGCACACGTGACGCCTCGGTGCGACGTACGCGACGCCTCGGCAGGTCAGGGGGTGGTGGCGAGGGCGTCGAGGACGCGGCGGGCCAGGTCGGGGTCGCCGCTGACGGCGACGGTGAGGTCGGCGGCGTCGCGCCGCCCCGAGCTGCGCACGACGAAGGTCTCGGTGTCCATCTCGAGCGTCGCCGTCGGCGCCTCGGGTACGTCGCACCGCACCCCGCGCCCGTCCGGACCGACGACCGCCGCGACGTCGAGGGGCTGCTCGCCGGTGACCACCAGCCGCACCGACCGGCCCGGCTCCGCCCCCACCTTCTTGCCGAGCACGAACGGCAGCGCCCGCGCGAGGACGTCGACGACGTGGGCCGCCGCCGGGCTGTCGAGCCCGCCGGGTCGCCCCACCGCCCGGCGCACGTCCTGCTCGTGCACCCAGACGTCGAGCGGACGGTTCGACAGCAGCGTGCGCCACGACCACCCGATGAGACCGGCGAAGCCGGGACCGGGCGCCGACGCGTCGGTCGGCGGGTCGGCCCGCAGCCCCGCGAGCCGGGTGGCGACGCTGCTCTCGAGCTCGTCCACCACGGCGTCGGTGGTCCAGCCCGCTCGCGCCACCACGCCGGCCTCGGTGAACTGACCCATCAGCCCGCGCACGTGCGCGGCCTCCGGGACCTCGACCTGCTGCTGCGGGTTGCCGGCGAGCTCGGACTCCAGGTGCGCCAGGTGCGACGCGACGGCCCGGACGTCCCAGCCCGGCAGGTCCGTGGGCCGGTCCCAGTCGTCGGGGCCGAGCGAGCGCAGCAGCGCGACGACGTCGGCGGTG
This DNA window, taken from Nocardioides sp. HDW12B, encodes the following:
- a CDS encoding maleylpyruvate isomerase family mycothiol-dependent enzyme is translated as MPDTPSTPSTPDSSSTPGSPGSPGSAGSAGSAGSPDAPTAPEAAAAPAVDDRAVLGHLVDVWERATADVVALLRSLGPDDWDRPTDLPGWDVRAVASHLAHLESELAGNPQQQVEVPEAAHVRGLMGQFTEAGVVARAGWTTDAVVDELESSVATRLAGLRADPPTDASAPGPGFAGLIGWSWRTLLSNRPLDVWVHEQDVRRAVGRPGGLDSPAAAHVVDVLARALPFVLGKKVGAEPGRSVRLVVTGEQPLDVAAVVGPDGRGVRCDVPEAPTATLEMDTETFVVRSSGRRDAADLTVAVSGDPDLARRVLDALATTP